The DNA segment CTCAGCGCGGCAGGGCCAGTGCGTGGGAGCCCGGCGCGGAGTGCTCGTCGAGCGTGAAGCCCGCCACGGTGCGCGACAGGTGGTGCGCCTGGTCGTTGAGCACGCCGGAGGCGGCGGTGGATTCCTCCACCAGCGCGGCGTTCTGCTGCGTGGCGCGGTCCATCTCGGCGACGGCCTGGTTGATCTGCGCGATGCCCGAGCTCTGCTCGGCCATGGAGCCGTTGATCTCGCCGATGATCTGCGTGACGCGCTGGATGCCGTCCACGATCTCGCCCATGGTCTCGCCGGCCGCGCGCACGCGCTCGGTGCCGGTGAGCACGCTGGCGCCCGAGGCGTCGATCAGCGACTTGATTTCCTTGGCGGCCTCCGCGCTGCGCTGCGCCAGGCTGCGCACCTCGCCGGCCACGACGGCGAAGCCGCGGCCCTGCTCGCCGGCCCGCGCGGCCTCCACGGCCGCATTCAGCGCCAGGATGTTGGTCTGGAAGGCGATGGAGTCGATCACGCCGATGATCTCGCCGATCTTGGACGAGGCCCTGGAGATGTCGTCCATGGTGTTCACGGCGCTGGCCACCACCTCGCCGCCCTTCAGGGCGGAGGCGCTCGCCGCGTTCGCCAGGCGCGTGGCCTGCGCGGCGGATTCGGCCGACTGCTGCAGCGTCACGGTGAGCTGCGACAGCGACGCGGAGGTTTCCTGCAGCGCGCTCGCCGATCCCTCGGTGCGGTTGGAGAGGTCCTGGTTGCCGGCGCGGATCTCGTCCGTGGCCGTCTTCATCGATTCCACGCCGTGGCGCACGTCCTTGAGCACCGTGCCGATCTGCTCGACGAAGGCATTGAACGAGGAGGCGATCTGGGCCACCTCGTCGCGGCCGGACACGGGCAGGCGCTGGGTCAGGTCGCCGCCGCCGGAGCCGATGCGGTCCATGGCGTCGCGCACCTGCGAGAGGCGGCGGAAGGAGGTGGCGGTGAGCAGGGCGGCGACGCCGGCCGCAGCCAGAGCCAGCAGCACGATCGCGATGGCCAGGGTGTGCAGCACGCTGCGCAGGCCGGCCGTGGCCTCGGCCTTGTCCAGCGCCACGATCAGCGTCCAGTCCGTGCCATGCACGGTGCGGCCCTTGAGCAGCTTGGCGGCGCCGTCCATCTCGACCTCGAGCGGCTTGTCCGACGTGGCGAGGGACGCCATGGTGGCCGGCGTCAGCACGGAAGAAATCTCGGTGACCGGCTTGAGCGCCAGCTTGGCGTCGGCATGCGCGATGACCTGCCCGTCGCTGTTGACCACGAAGCCGAAGCTGCCGGGCGTGGGGCGGATGGCCGCGACCACCTCGCGCACGCCGTCGAGCGGCACCGCGCCGCTCAGCACGCCCTCGAGCTTGCCGCCGCGCAGCATGGGCGCCACGAAGGCCACGTAGGGCACGCCGGTGGTCGAGTCGCCGTAGGGCTTGGTGACGGCCAGCTTGCCGGCCTGCACGGCGCTCTTGTACCAGGGGCGGGCCGTGGGGTCGTAGCCCGGGGCCGTCTTGGTCGTGGAGAAGAAGGTCTTGTCCTCCCACCCGACGGTGGTGATCGGGAAGCCGTTGGCCTTGCCCATCAGCGGCACGTAGCCTTGCGGGTCGCCATGCTCGATGGCCGCCGCCGTCGCCTGCACGGCCGTGCCCTTGGCGGCCACCCACTGGTCCACCGCCATGGCATTGCCGGCGGCGATCGCGTTCAGGTCCTGCTCGATGGTCTCGAACGTGCTCGCGCGGGTGATGGTGTAGGTGGCAGCCCCGGTGACCGCCAGCGCGCACACGACCGTGGCGGTACTGATGAACAGGATCTTGGAGCGCAGTGTCTGGAGCATGGGAAACCTTCGGGCAGAAAAGCGCTTCGATTACACCGCAGAAGGTTTCTTTTGTTTACGTAAAACGCCGGACTGTTGCAAAAATGCGGCCCGGCAGTCAGGCCACCGGAGGCACGTCCTCGCCGTCGAGCACGGCCCGGGCGCGCTCCCGGTCGATGTCGCCTTCCCAGGCGGCGATGGCGACCGTCGCCACGCAGTTGCCCACCAGGTTGCCCAATGCCCGGGCGATGCCCATGAACCAGTCCACCGACAGCACCAGCACCAGGCCGATGGCAGGAATGGCCGGGATGGCGTGCAGCGTGGCCGCCAGCACCACGATGGCCGAGCCCGGCACGCCGTGCGCACCCTTGGAGGTGACGAGCGAGATCGCGAGGATGGTCAGCAGGTCGGTCATGCTGATCGGCGTGTTGGTCGCCTGGGCGATGAACACGGCCGCGAGCGTGATGTAGATGGAGAACGCGTCCAGGTTGAACGAGTAGCCGGTGGGAATCACCAGGCCCACGGTGGAGTCGCGCACGCCCATGTGCTTGAGCTTGGCCATGATCTGCGGCAGCACGCTGTCGGACGAGGTGGTGGCGAACACCACGGCCAGTTCCTCGCGCAGGTAGCGCAGCAGCTTGAACAGGCTGAAACCCGAGAAGCGCATGATGAGCCCGAGCACGACCACCACGAACAGCGCCACGGCCAGGTAGAACAGCCCCACCAGCATGCCGAGCTGCTTGAGCGAGCCGATGCCGTACTTGCCCACGGTGAAGGCGATGGCGCCCAGCACGCCCAGGGGCGCGAGCTGGATGATGAGGCCCATGGCGCGGAACAGCACCACCGAGAAATCCTCGATGAGCCCGGCCACGCGGGCGCCGCGCTCGCCGACCAGCGCCAGCGCGCAGCCGAAGACGATCGAGAACAGCAGCACCTGCAGCACGTCGCCGGTGGAGAAGGCGCTCACCGCGGTGGTGGGGATGAGCTTGAGCAGGAAGTCGCTGAAGCCGCCGCCCGAAAGCTTGTTCGCCGTGTCCGTATAGGCGCTGAGCGCCGAAGCGTCCAGCGCGCGCGGGTCCACGTTCATGCCTACGCCGGGCTCGAACACGAAGGCCAGCACCAGGCCCAGGGCCAGCGCGACGGTGGTGACCACCTCGAAGTAGATCAGCGACTTGATGCCCACCCGGCCCACGCGCTTCAGGTCCCCCGTGCCGGCGATGCCGTGCACCACCACGCAGAACACCACCAGCGGGATCAGCATCTTGATGAGCTTGATGAACCCGTCGCCCAGCGGCTTGAGCTGCACGGCCCACTGGGGCCACAAAAGGCCCACGGCGATGCCGGCCACGAGGGCCAGCACGACGCGGCCGAACAGGGTGCGGAAAAGGAAATGCATGGAAAACCCCCGGGGATGGGCGCGATTTCTTGTGCGCCAGTCTTGCATACAAAAAATGTAGACAGTAAATGGCCGAGCCTGATGCGGGTAATCCCTGGTTACGTGTCGCCCAGGCGAAAAAAAGCCGGGCATGTGCCCGGCCTCGGCGATGGCGGTGATGAAGGACGCTCAGGCGTTGCTTTCATGCCATGCCAGGAAGCCGCCCATC comes from the Paracidovorax avenae ATCC 19860 genome and includes:
- a CDS encoding methyl-accepting chemotaxis protein: MLQTLRSKILFISTATVVCALAVTGAATYTITRASTFETIEQDLNAIAAGNAMAVDQWVAAKGTAVQATAAAIEHGDPQGYVPLMGKANGFPITTVGWEDKTFFSTTKTAPGYDPTARPWYKSAVQAGKLAVTKPYGDSTTGVPYVAFVAPMLRGGKLEGVLSGAVPLDGVREVVAAIRPTPGSFGFVVNSDGQVIAHADAKLALKPVTEISSVLTPATMASLATSDKPLEVEMDGAAKLLKGRTVHGTDWTLIVALDKAEATAGLRSVLHTLAIAIVLLALAAAGVAALLTATSFRRLSQVRDAMDRIGSGGGDLTQRLPVSGRDEVAQIASSFNAFVEQIGTVLKDVRHGVESMKTATDEIRAGNQDLSNRTEGSASALQETSASLSQLTVTLQQSAESAAQATRLANAASASALKGGEVVASAVNTMDDISRASSKIGEIIGVIDSIAFQTNILALNAAVEAARAGEQGRGFAVVAGEVRSLAQRSAEAAKEIKSLIDASGASVLTGTERVRAAGETMGEIVDGIQRVTQIIGEINGSMAEQSSGIAQINQAVAEMDRATQQNAALVEESTAASGVLNDQAHHLSRTVAGFTLDEHSAPGSHALALPR
- a CDS encoding C4-dicarboxylate transporter DctA, translating into MHFLFRTLFGRVVLALVAGIAVGLLWPQWAVQLKPLGDGFIKLIKMLIPLVVFCVVVHGIAGTGDLKRVGRVGIKSLIYFEVVTTVALALGLVLAFVFEPGVGMNVDPRALDASALSAYTDTANKLSGGGFSDFLLKLIPTTAVSAFSTGDVLQVLLFSIVFGCALALVGERGARVAGLIEDFSVVLFRAMGLIIQLAPLGVLGAIAFTVGKYGIGSLKQLGMLVGLFYLAVALFVVVVLGLIMRFSGFSLFKLLRYLREELAVVFATTSSDSVLPQIMAKLKHMGVRDSTVGLVIPTGYSFNLDAFSIYITLAAVFIAQATNTPISMTDLLTILAISLVTSKGAHGVPGSAIVVLAATLHAIPAIPAIGLVLVLSVDWFMGIARALGNLVGNCVATVAIAAWEGDIDRERARAVLDGEDVPPVA